In Sulfuricurvum sp., the genomic stretch GGTCATGAAAAACTCGATGCGATCTGTATGCAGTTGATCGCTATCGGCGAGAGCCTCAAAAATGTCGATAAAATCACCGATAAAAAACTGCTGCCCAATTATCCTGCGGTCGATTGGAAATCGGTCAAGGGGATGCGCGACATCATCAGTCATCACTATTTCGATCTCAATGCCGAAGCAGTGTTTGATGTATGCAAAAACGATATTCAGACGCTAAAAGAGACTATCAAGCAAATAATTAATGACAATAAGTAGCCTGTCCGCTTTTTCTTAATTTTTAACACCCTTTTTCTCTAATGACCAAAAATCAATTGGAGACCCAATAAATCCTTCCCCACGTACATATAAATTCAATGCAAGAGGTGTAGGTGATATATCAGCTATATCCCCATCTGGAGAAAAACCTCCACTTCCAATACCTGAACCAATCAATTCCATCGAACGTAAATAGTCCAATTCTCTATCAATACGAATAACATCTTCCGTTTGACAAATTGCTTTTAGAGTATTTAGAGGGCATTGAACATTATCTGCATAAGGCCATCCTGCTTCACTAACATACTTATTGGAGTTTTCAATAGCATATCTGATAACTCGAACTTGCAGAGCTGTTAATTGTTTAAGTATTGCAACAAATATTAGATTACTATCATCTAAGCCTGTTACTTCACAACTTGATGCAAGAAGACCAGCCCACATATCTTGTATCGTTTCATCTTCAATCCATGAACCTTCTTCAAAAATATTATGTGCTATACGGGGATGCACTTTCACATCAGCATCAGTATGATACATAACTACTTTTTGTTCTGCTTTTTGGGCTACTTTTGCTGCATTTGATGCTCGCCAAGATTTTACATAATCTTGTAATAGAAGACCAAATTCTTCTGCCGCAGGCAGACATATACGTGCCATAAATGCTCTAGCACCATCAACCGTCGCATCTGTAACCTTCTCCACAGATTTTGCTACAGGTTTTATTCCAAAAACATCTAAACTTTTATCTTTTTCGTCTGACATATTTAACACTATTCCTTAGTCTTTATGGTTGCAAACATTTTAGCCAAATATAATAATATTTTTAAACACTAATCAATCTTCAAATTCACATTTATAATAATTTGTTTTTTTCTCGAACAAATCTTGCATTCTCTCTTCATATTAACCGACATACTGAGGACTATCAATGAAACGTGTTTACCTCGATAACAACGCCACCACCAAACTCGACCCAATCGTCAAAGTCAAAATGCAACCATTTTTCGAAGAGCTTTACGGCAATCCGAACTCGCTCCACCAATACGGCATCGAAGTGCGCCCGTATCTAAACGAAGCGATGGGGAACATGTACGATGCCCTAAACGCTCCCGATGCGGACGACA encodes the following:
- a CDS encoding DUF86 domain-containing protein; translated protein: MPEKALLIETLTQIHGATERILKRFEPIRSSDDFLEDEAGHEKLDAICMQLIAIGESLKNVDKITDKKLLPNYPAVDWKSVKGMRDIISHHYFDLNAEAVFDVCKNDIQTLKETIKQIINDNK
- a CDS encoding Abi-alpha family protein; the protein is MSDEKDKSLDVFGIKPVAKSVEKVTDATVDGARAFMARICLPAAEEFGLLLQDYVKSWRASNAAKVAQKAEQKVVMYHTDADVKVHPRIAHNIFEEGSWIEDETIQDMWAGLLASSCEVTGLDDSNLIFVAILKQLTALQVRVIRYAIENSNKYVSEAGWPYADNVQCPLNTLKAICQTEDVIRIDRELDYLRSMELIGSGIGSGGFSPDGDIADISPTPLALNLYVRGEGFIGSPIDFWSLEKKGVKN